The region TGAGTTATTAATGTGACgaaatttacatttgtttaactGACTTATAAACCGGCCCAACGTAACGACTATCGTTAGACAGCTGTCGCTGTTGACGCTTACagattacatacacacacattaaattagagtgttgtttttctaatttaaCCTTATATTAACCACCTTGGCCTAAGTggaacattacatttttatgctgtcTAACAGTATTCAGCAGGTTTGTGAAGACAGCGGGTAGCTAAATTAGCCGCCGGTTCCCTGCGCTAGCGAAGCTAACGATACCTAACGATACCAATAAGACACCTAAAATTACTTACAGGGTTTTGGGGTGGCTTTCGTCGTCCATGACCGATGTCGACAGTCAGCAGGGCAGAAAACGTTAGTTAGAAGCtagttagctaacgttaaccGACTCCCGTGTGCGCTGTCAACTACAACaactagctaactagcttagAAGCTAGCTAACCGGGCGCTAGGGCATACGTCACGCTGGAAGTCCAGAGAACGTGCGTGATGACAAGCCCCGGCGAGGTCAGGGCGAGATAACAAAAACccaacatttttacaatttcatCAGTGGAAATGATACATTTATTCAAGATAGTTGTGTTTATCGGGGGTGATTGGTTAATTAATAACTACAAAAGCCCAAACAGCGAACacattcaatatttattttgtcagatttgGTACTGTCGGGAAGTACTTTGCAagagagacttttattttgaagtggaACGCAAGGGTAGGCTTGTTTTAATTACCGGTGTTCGACGGTTCCCAATGGCTCGAACCTCGGGGACCTTTCTAGATTTTGACTCAGGTGTCAGTTTGAAGGCTACAGTGTGAGAACGTGTTGAATAACACATTCATGATTTGACTAACAAATTCTGGCTTAAAGCAGTGTTATTCTAACTGTGCAAACAgtgtatttaagtattttaagTGTTGACTGATGTATCAAAAGGgcaataaattaaattgaaaacatatctgtattttaattttttttatcagtctaTTCTACATAAATTAACAGACTGTCtatttacacaaaaaaacaaacaaacaaataattgattgaataaaaacatgttatttatttaattaattaattaattatatgtcataaaatagataaaataaaaactaaatggatgaatgttatttatttgaaatatggTAAGAATAGGCCTAAACCTTAAGAACTGTCAAAAGAACAGGGGCATCTATCAGCTACAGATGAACATACAGCAATTATgatcatcaataaataaaaagaataaaagtggGAGACATGTATTGCTGTCTGCCACACAGTATGTTTTAAAAATAGCAATAGGGGGCGACAAAGataggaataaaatattttttttccacagtggtTTTAACAAGCGTCTGgcaagtgcttttattttgaaatcatttaATTAAAGGGCTAATATGTATGAGTTATCCCGTGTAATTattaaattgaaattgaaaatttACATAGAAATAGCAACGGTTTCTCTTCAATGACTTTTTGCATTAAGGATTGGATTAGGATCCACAAATTGGATTAGTGGTTCCAATTTGTACTGAGTAACACTGAGGTCTTTACTCTGTTAGAAGTCACCTCAGAGAGGAATCAAGGCAGGATGATTGGCTACCAGATTCATATCTTATCAGTGTTGGCCGCTAGGCTTGCAAAAGCCAGAGATGCATGTGAATATTCTGGAAATATTGTGGAAACATCAACGTCAGCATTGAATGAAGAATCTAATAATCATTTGTCAATGATATTTATCACTGTATAAATCATTCCACTGACTAAAGGCATCAGTTGTTGTTGCACATAAAACTGAATAATGTATGACTGACTGGAACATTTTCCTttagcaaaaagaaaatcacaataaaaagtgtttgtgtcactagtgcacaaacacagggaTTCAAGAGAGGGTCAGACTGATTTGATCTGGTTACTGGTTATGATTCATTATCTCGTATATTGTGTGGCTAATAACTTATAAAAAATCCTTACAGGAATTTACTCTACGGGCTATTTTTGTAATTATCAATTGTCTCACCATTTCCAGGTgtccaaaaatacaaaaatcaattGTCTTCAATTGACTATTGAGCATCTCTAAAAATACCTGTATTGGTTTCGGGCCAAGGGAGGATGCCTCTGATTTACTAGCATTTCCCTTATGGTATGAGGCTGAATTGGAGTAGTCCTGTAATTAAGGAAGATCTGTCATTAGAGTTGTCACTGTGCCCACACTGTATCACAGCACCACAGTTATGTAATTGTGTACCAAATCATAGCAAACCCAGACTGAGTTCCCTTGGAGGAGATTCATCATGTGGGAGTCTGAGTAGATCTATTTGGGAaatcttttattgtgaaaaggcTTGGGATTCCCTTGTGTAATGCGCAGAAAATGGTTCTCAAACTGGGGTCCAAGGCACAGGGGTCACTGGGGTCCAGGGAGTCCCAGCAAAATTAGGGTGAAGATTTCCCAGTCAGCAGGTGGGTATACGACTGTTActtcctccacagctgcagcaaaaaTCCTCCTAGGTCGGGCTCCCCGAGGAAGGAAAATATGCAGAGCAGAGGTTTAGCTTGTGTCTATGTTGGGGGGTCTGCGACATAACAAGTTTCAGAGCCCATGCCACCGTACCAGCGCTGTCCGCCCCCGACATTAACCCTGCTATTTCGAGAAACTTCCAGCCCACTTTTCCACGTCACTTGAAGGAATCTTTAAAGCGTCCGTCGCCTGTATAAAATGTCTCAGTACTCGACAGCCTGCAACATGAACGGCATGAAGACACAGTCACCGATACTGACAATGGCAAATAATGACAACGACCCTCTCCCCCTCGGCTGGGAAGTGAAAATTGACCCTCAGACGGGATGGCCCTTTTTTGTGGATCACAACAACCGCACGACAACCTGGAATGACCCGAGACACGACACGAAAAAGGTAAAAGAGCGGCGGGATAAAGTTGGTTTGTCAACGTTAACAGCTGACGGTCGTTCAACTCTTTAACGGCTATTTTTGTATCTTGCTACGTGTGTTGCTGAGCGTGTTTTGGTTTGATACGCTGTTAAAGCAGCAAAAGCGTTGAGCTACATCACTGTTATATATTAATCATGTTGACTATAGGCCTTGTTTGGCACCGTCACCTCCCCCTCACAGACAGCTCATAAGCCTATTATAAAGGGTGATCAACCCCGTTATGTTCCCGTGTCATGATCTAATACTATTATTACTCGATGACTCACTCTGCAGTATGTAAAGGCTACCCATGATGAGCTTCCAGTATTTTAATAACGTGTCTTTCGTGGTGGAAAACACTGCGACGTCCAGCTCATATTAAACTTTTTCCCTTACATGGATTGAGGCTGGTCCCGCTCACATTGGCCTGTGGAGTATACTGCATGACAGAGGCTGCTGGCTGCCCTGCCTATCATATTCAGCTCTATTTAATACACGTTGTGAAAACAGGAAAGGTCTGCAGAGAAAACTCGTGGGCTAAGAGTGAGCTTCACAGGCTGCCAGTTGGTAATCTTTAGTCTGGGAGAGAGACACTGTTGTCCAAAGTTAGGGTCCCAACGAAACTGCTAGAAAGACACAGCTGTCAGGGGATAAAATTGGTGCAATGGTGCTGGCAGTGTGCGGTGTCCCATACTGAAATGGCAGAGGGCAAAAGGTCGTTCACAGCTATTTCATAAGTTTTGTGCCACTGGCTTACATGTAAATGCAGTTTTTGTTCTGTAAGctcctgtatttgtttttaatggttagaaaCAAACTTTGATCACTTTTCAGATATATCATTGGCAGAGTGCTGAACTATCAATTGACCTGTTGCTTGTACCTCTCTGTAGCTGTCAGTGACAGGTGTCTGGTCACTTAGTACACTATgagaataataatgaaaaactcCTACTCTGGTGAATGGAAATTTACAACACTCTTCCAGATGTGTTTGACATCCAGGAATGTGTTGACAGTGCCAATGTTATACTTCATGATTTATTGCACAATTTTTATTCCCTATGATATGTATGATATGTATTTATTTCCCTGCAATAGTAAGTTCCCAATTGGGACTTAGTTTACTTTGACTCTTAGTATTGTATGTATACAAATGTATTCCAGGATTAATTATGCTCTTTAAGACTAGGTGTGGTCAAAGAAGACCGACACAGGGAAGAAATTCAGTTATCCGCTGTACTTCATGAAAAGTTAATTCagaaataattcaaaaataatattGACTCTTCCTTATGAAATTTATCAAAGGGCAGAGCAAAAAGAGcccatgtctctctctgtctctctctctctctctgcatgacATAATGATTAGCTAATATCAtgttattttaagagggtgtgcCAAACTATTGTGTGTGGGATATGTTAGGGAATTTAAACAGGTGACTGATGTCACTCTGACTGTGGagcaaaatatcaaactgaaaCACGGCAGGTGTCTGACTGGAAATTGGCTGGAGTCTCTGTTAATCAcaagttattttcatttatcaaataCTCAAAGAGGTGATACTTTTGGCTTCCCTCTGTGGAAATGTTAGATTTTAACCTATAACCTTCGCATGTCTGAGAACACTTTACTATTAAAAAATACCTCCAGGTTTTGAAAACCATTTGGTTGTACACTATGTATTAATATGTTTGTAATAAGTTTTTGTTGGTAACATGTTTTAAACAGAGTTTTGCCTGaacttcatttaaatgtatCTCCTAGTGGAGGAAGCAGTACCTAAATAAAGATAATTTAAATCTTTTACACAACTATAAGCAAGAATGGCttggataaaaataataaaaagaattgCTCAAACTAAGCCAATCATGTGgtaaaaatatttaacataatACTTAATAATTGCCTAAGGTTTACTGATAATAATGTCAATAAAGTTTGTAGTGTTTCCTGTAAATGACTCATTATTATTGCCTAATAACTTTGTGGTAAAATCGTTCAGTATAAGTAAAGGAACCAACATCAGTGTTGCCTAAAATGTTGCTTATTAAAACCTCTGCTCACTGCTTAGAATAGTcatatgtagtttttttcttttgtctaaacttgaaatgtaaataaatgacaagATTCTTAATACTCATTggttaacatttttaaattatatcaaTATACTACTGGCTATGTTTCAGGTCAGAGAAGTTTCAGCAAATGGACCCAACATACCACCAGAACCAAGCCCCCAGGAGACACAGAAGACCTTCGTGAGGGAGATGAAGCACCCTATTCTTCGCCCAGGTTATGTTCCCATCCCAGTCTTCCATGAGGGCGCAGAACTGAGGCAGCAACAGCATCCATGTTATTCCTACATCCAGCCATCCACTGCACAGACTATCCGGACAGACGGGCGAACACCTTCTCCGACACCAGCGCTCCACTGCAGGCCTAGATCACCCTTACATGGACCTTCagagagctgctccactgatCCCGGAAAGGTCGGCTCACCTGTttcacaaacagcagaggtAGGACTTGGcttgttttaaaaaggaaatggaaaaatgtataCAGAAATGTATGTTGTATACAGAAATTTCTGAATTGGAATTTTAatttgatcttttatttttaaggttTACACTGTCCCGCATCACCAACCCCCACGGCCCAGCAGCACTAGTCTTCAAGCAGGTTACATCCCTATCCCGGTGATCCATGAGGGTGGAGGAggccaaacacaaacacaggctcaGTTAAATCCCTCCGTATATTCTCAGCGCGTCCCCTACTCAGAGCACCAGCAGCCCTTCCATCGCATTCAGACAGACGAATGGCCTGGCTACTCTGCAGCGATGCAGCCGCCCAGGGAAAGGGCTTCTCCGATACTGATTACCCAGCATCGCGATCCTGCTACTATTCACCTCCCACCTCATATTAGAAGCCAGTCACCTATTATAACACAGGTGCTTGGAGAGAGACCACAGGTGGTTTaacttttatgtgttttcacttgtatttttcttcatgttcagTATGTGTTGATCTAGATTGTGACACTTCCTAATGACTTCTTTGTAATTCCTaaggctcagcagcatgtcatCACAAGAGACCCACCCCAGAAAATGGAGCAGGAACAACAAAGCACGCAGCAGAAACCCGAGAACACGCAGCTCCCCCAGCCATTGCACACTGAAGCTGACATCCAAAAGCCTCAACAACCTCAACACTTCCAACAGCCTCCTCCTCAGCAACCTCAGCAGttccagcagccacagcagtTCCAGCAGCCACAACACTTCCAGCAGCCGCTGCACTTCCACCAGGCACCACCTCAGATGTCTCCACAGCCTCAGCAGCCTGAACAGTTAATGCAGTCGCCGCAGCAGTTCCAGCCACCCCAGAAACCagaacaaccacaacaacataCTGCAGATATCACAGTTCAAATACCTCCAAAACCAGAAGCCCAGGACGTGACAGCTGTTCCCCCAGAAGTCCCATCTGTAAAGGTAGAGGCTGAACAGGCTGCTCAGTGCCCAGTCCACCCAGGCTTGGCTAAGGTACAGAAGATAGTTGAACGGGTTTCTAAActggagcaggaggtgaaatGTTTTGATGGAAAGAAGAATGATAAGAAGTACTTGTTACTGGAGGAATTGCTGACCAAAGAGCTCTTAGCACTGGACTCGGTTGACCCAGAGGGTCGTGTAGATGTACGGCAGGCGAGGCGGGACGGAGTCCGTCGTGTTCAGACCATACTGGAAGAACTGGAGCAACTGGAGGAGCAGCCAGCCAAGCTTGCTGGTGACACAGCAATGGAGGGAGACAACCTGACACAGAAAGGAGAGCCCAGCATGATCACCAAGG is a window of Seriola aureovittata isolate HTS-2021-v1 ecotype China chromosome 14, ASM2101889v1, whole genome shotgun sequence DNA encoding:
- the bag3 gene encoding BAG family molecular chaperone regulator 3 codes for the protein MSQYSTACNMNGMKTQSPILTMANNDNDPLPLGWEVKIDPQTGWPFFVDHNNRTTTWNDPRHDTKKVREVSANGPNIPPEPSPQETQKTFVREMKHPILRPGYVPIPVFHEGAELRQQQHPCYSYIQPSTAQTIRTDGRTPSPTPALHCRPRSPLHGPSESCSTDPGKVGSPVSQTAEVYTVPHHQPPRPSSTSLQAGYIPIPVIHEGGGGQTQTQAQLNPSVYSQRVPYSEHQQPFHRIQTDEWPGYSAAMQPPRERASPILITQHRDPATIHLPPHIRSQSPIITQVLGERPQAQQHVITRDPPQKMEQEQQSTQQKPENTQLPQPLHTEADIQKPQQPQHFQQPPPQQPQQFQQPQQFQQPQHFQQPLHFHQAPPQMSPQPQQPEQLMQSPQQFQPPQKPEQPQQHTADITVQIPPKPEAQDVTAVPPEVPSVKVEAEQAAQCPVHPGLAKVQKIVERVSKLEQEVKCFDGKKNDKKYLLLEELLTKELLALDSVDPEGRVDVRQARRDGVRRVQTILEELEQLEEQPAKLAGDTAMEGDNLTQKGEPSMITKENVEMAKEIS